The Toxotes jaculatrix isolate fToxJac2 chromosome 20, fToxJac2.pri, whole genome shotgun sequence DNA segment GCAGCATGTTAAGGCCCCATACCAATCTACATCACTAAAGTAGCATGTTTTCAGTGCATTATGTGATATGTGTGCGACAACACTTTTCTCTTCTGATCAGGAGAAACGTGGACACAGGGAGAGCAGACTGCTAGAGAATCTCAATAAAATGGTGGTGGAAGCAAATGAGCAAATGCTGCCCTCAAATTTAGAAGGTGTGAACCAGGATTTGATGTCTAACATCATAAAACGATGTAAGTCTCCTCTATACAGATTCATACTTGCAGCTTTGTTTTGGATTGTACTAAAATTGTTTCATTTCAGGCTTAAcctgacacacagtcacaaacacttGTATTTCTTGCTTTTTATTTAGATGGAAGAACTGGTTTGTTGTATTACACACTTATCGGTACATTGACATTATCTTAAACAAGCTTCATGTAGGTTCTAATTCAAGGGCATATTCAAGCAATGCATGTAAACTTACAATTTACACTTAAAGTAAATTCACAATTGAAGACATTAAAATCCACACTTTGTTTCAAATTTTTACACTAAATTTgactaattatttattttaattatactTTGACTGTATGATAGATTTAAACCTACTATGGCCAGTGATGGTcgcagtttttgtctttttcctcaaGACAGTATATATTGCATATATACtcttaatgtttttaatattagtgttgtgtattgtgtatttgaatgtgatgatatgtgtgtgtgtgtgtgtgtgtgtgtgcatatgaatgtatgtgcatgtatgtatgtatgtatgtatatagtGACTTTGTGACTGTTCTCCCACAGTGGAGGCTGCTAATCACCTGGCAGACAGagtccagcagagggagctaGAGGTACAACAGGTAAAAATAACTGACAAAAGACTTACAGCATGGTGGATACAGTGTCATAGCAATATCATAAAACTGGATTGGATTGCAGATAACACCGGCATTTACTATGTTGTgtcttcaacacacacacgcacgcacatataTAATTTATTATATGAGGATAAAATCCTTGAAATATATCTTCTTGATTTCAAGGGATCCTATATAGCACATTTAGGCTGAACGCCAGCATCCAATGAGCCCCCATACACTGCCGTACGTCATCAGCATATGTAATATAGTGAGTGCCAAGGAGCGAGACAAACTTTGGGACATCACACACTGATTTGTAAACTGCGGTCTTGTTGAAAGTTAAAATATGACAACATTTGTCTAAAACTTCTTGTACAGCTGTGCAGTCAAAAACTTTCTGCCATCTTTGTTGTGTTCTCATCATCACATTCCCTCCAGAGCACCCAGATGCAGATGAACATGGAGCGTTTGAAAGACGAATGGACAGACTTCctgaaggagcagcagagattaaaggaggaggtggatgaggagCATGCCAAGGCTGTAGGACAACTCAGCACCCACTATAGTGCAATGAAGATGGACCTAAACAAGTTTTCATGCCTCTAATCGGTTGATGTTTGCGAgtatgagaaaacaaacacttatTTTTTACGGACATGGTCGTCTGTTCTGCATATGCGAAATTAAGATATTGGCTTTGATTGATGTACTTGGTGgttggcagaaaaaaacctaGAGGTTCtgctgtcaacattttccaaaTCATAAATACCTGTATATATGTGATTAACAGTGTGGCAATTTCACAGGCCATAAAactcacatttgtgtgtgtagcgTATGGAACTTTTTAAACAAGCAATCATTGAAGGCCATGAAGTTGTCAGCATTTCACAATTTTTCATGGTGGCCAGCCTGGAGGGCGCTGATGATAAATTTGCATCAAGCTCAAGCTGAAAGGAACTCAGCGCAGGTCGAATGCTATAAAAACAAGCTCAAACAGAACTGAACAAACATCCCTTGCCAGCTCTCCTGTGTTTAGAACATTTCACCTCTGAACTTAGCTTAAGGAAACTATCTGTGAAGTGACTTTCAtctgacaaagtgaaaacataaaacattgacataagtattcagaccctttactcAGTACTTAGTTGAAGCTTatttggcagcaattacagctttGTGTCTTCTTGGATATGACGCGgcaagtttttcacacctggcattTGGGGATTTTCTACAATTCGGGAGCTTTGCAGGAAGTTCATTCAACCTCATGGCTTGATTTTTGCTTTGTGAGACCTCATACAagacaggtgtgtgcctttccaaatcatgtccaaTCAGTTGAATTTACCATTGGTGGATCCAGTCAAGGTGTGGAAACATCTCAAACATGATCAAGAGCGTGGGgttttaaatttacaaaaaattctaaaattcagttttttgtcATCATGGGGTTTTGAGTGTAGACTGATAAGAGGAAAATGAATTCAGATTATTTTAGCATAAGACTGCAACATAACAAGATGTGAAAAAGTGAAtgggtctgaatactttgtgAATTCACAGTATTTTTGTATGTAATACGAACTACAAAAGAAGTTAAATCATCCTTGTGTCGCTTCACCCTTAGGCTAAGAACCTTGAGGATGATGTTAGACTCTCAACACCTCTAataaaaagtgttgttttttttctgcagacaaTGGTGGGTTGTTGGACAGGTTAATGGATGGGTGGGCACACTGGGAACATTCTTGGCATGACTGAGAACAAAGAGTATCTCGAACAACCTAACAGAACAAATATTTTACACAATTCCCTTCACTTCCCTACAACACACTCCTTTTAAACTGCCCTTACACCTCAACTCTGAAATATCCCGTTGTCATCTGAACAAGCAGGTTTGGACTTCACCTCATCCATCAGCTGAAGTAGAACATTTCTGTAAGAAAAGTtagactaaaaacaaaacaagccagCAGTGGAGTCCTATGCAGAGCTTTTGACATCTGACAGCACAACTGAAGTGAATTCACTGCTGTACCCTCTTTGACAGAAGccacaggttttttttccatttggcAGTGACTTGCCCCCTCCCACTCTCATGTAAGGGCGCTCTCTGGTtgctctgcctgtgtctgtgcatacaTGTGTATGAGTCAAGCgttgcagcagtggtggttgacATGTCATCAGAGATCAGAGTGTGCACAGACAAGCAATCAGATGTTTAGAGGCAAAGAACAGCGCCAATTCAATTCAAATCTGTCCTGTGTACATCTGCATGTATACAGGCCAGAGAGGCACCTTTTCATTTGccctgcacagacagaaaacagccacAATACACAAAAGGTCACCATTAAATTTATGACTGTCCGCTATTCACAAGTAAAGAGTCACAAGCTGAAGTATTTGTTCGACTTGATATAACCAAATACAGGGGTTATATGAGTTATAATAAATTTTGACATCGCTGTGTAATAGATTCAGAAATAATTTCAGGTCAGAAAAATCTTGGATCATTTTGTTAACTAAATTGTACGTAAGCCCAGGCTTGTTTTCTAAGTTCTTCCAGGGTTTAACACCAGGATTTCCAGGGTTCAGGGATGTTATTTTGACAGCTAACTTTTCTAGTTGTTGGCGGACCTGGTCTTCTcttgtacacatacacaaagccaGAAAGTAGCTGCCCAGTGACGAGGCTGAGACACTGGGAAAGTTCCGAGGTTAAAGCTACCTTCCACCATTTGCAACTGCCTTATGAGACCATTGCTGTCAATAATAACATTCTATTTGCCAAACTAAATTGACATTAAGCAGTCTGGAATTTAGATCAACATGTGCAACAACAGGTTTCAGCATTCATGGGAACtttgaagtcagagaacaggatgaaaaaaaaactaaagccAGAAATGTCAGCATCTGGTCATTATTAGTCATTATTAGTCATTTTTGAGTCACTGGTATTGATCAACAACATTATTAGTGGTATGAAACACGAAAAGTCAAACTGTTATATGAAGGGCTAAAGCTATCTTACATTTTTAATAGAATCAGGTTTATCTGGTCAAACTTTAAGATGGATCTGTCAGTGTACTTAGGCTGCTGGCACAGAAACTTTCCCTATACACAGACTAGAGCACACAATCCTGTAAAATGACTCCATGTGCAGAACAGGGTCTGTGCACGGCCTGAAATCTCCTGTTATCATTCTCCTCGGTCTGCTGCCTCATGTCTCCTCATGTCTcggcttttgttttgtctcctgtgttcATCAGAGAGTAGTGTGTTCTTCCTGTTTTGCAGGGGGAGCAGTGCACTAGGGCCATGGAGATGCGATTCCCCGTGCCAACATAAATGGTAAAGGAAGCAGCAGCACCCAGCTGAAGCCCCACTGGGCAAAGAGATGGCGATAAGGGGTGATTTGGTTCATGAAATCTGATGTTGAAAGTGAAAAAGCTTTCCATGTCCACTGGAACAGAATGAAATCTATCACAGGGATGAAATGTGCAGATAACATGCAATGAAGACATTTACTAAAAAACAAGATCTTAGTAATGCTTGTTGCATTGAGAGCCTATAAGAATTTTGGAAGCTATGCTTAAATGACAGATTTAGGAACATGcttagttttatttaaaaataataaaaatatacattgtTCTTTTACAGAGGCAACTTAATAATAACACTTAGgaatgtatatatatgtacatattcCAAGTTATTTATACATATAATAACAACACTTCAGGCCTCAGAATTCAACTTACAGGGTTGAATCAGCAGCTGAATTATCTCAATAAATACTGGTCTTTATAAGGCTCTTAAGTATACCAGCAATCAGAGCTTGTCGCCCACTATTCAGAAGGCTGGCAGTTCAGTCCCTGGCTCCCCTAGTCCATGTGTCTAAATGCCCCTGGGCAAGATAATGAACCCTAAATTACCCCTGATATgcccatcagtgtgtgaatgtgtgtgttagtaaaagCATAGAAAAGGCActatatgaatgtgtgtgaatgggtaaatgtgacttgtagtgtaaagagctttgagtgGTCGATAAGACTAAATGAATGTTTGTGATGATACTCTTAATGTGAGACGGTTCAAATACAGCTCATGCTAAAGCTTATTTATGTGTCCATTCACTCTTCTTTTACTGCTGTACTGTTTGAAACTAATAAATACCAGCAGAGCTTGAACTTCCGTAAAGAAAAATTCACATTCTACATGATGAGGACTGCTACAGTCTCTTGGCATTACCaagcacttttttgttttttccttggCTTGATCCTTTTTCAGCTCAGTCAACTGATGAGAAAAAGCATCTCTAGCGGGAACactatttcagtattttttgttGGAATATTAGAAACCTAGTCTGTTAGCCCTTGCTTTCCAGACAGCTTATGAGAATTTTCAGCCTCTGCAtgctcactctctttcttttgtgTAACATGATGGGCCCCTGTTACTCAGTTACTGAGGGGTCTGAAATGAAAATTCCAATGAACAAAAGCACTGTGCCTCTAAGTTAATAACCTGGCTCAACAACACCCCAGGGGTGTTGGGTTGGTGATGGGTGCTGGGTGGATGGTAATGCAGGTGGGTAATATGAATTctttggcaatggcaaacattCACCCAGTGGATTGTTAAGTAAGTGAGGGAGAGCTCTACAAGCCCCagtaaaataaatgaagaaattgATATTTCTCTGAGGGAAGGTTGCAAGGCATGCTGGATAGTCTCAGACCCTGGCAGGTTTAGAAAATGAGCACTAGGTGGCATATGAAAGCAATAACTGGAAAGAAAAGGGTTGGAAATTAAACGTCCCACCTTTCACTATAAATTCCAGCGTCCCCTTATTAGCAAACTCTGATATGCTCCCTGGTGAAGGTTTATATTGTAACTTGTCAGTTTTTGTTCTGTAGAGTGAACAGAGTCAGTTTCTTAACCTCTTTCAAAGACTGCCTAACACCAGATTTCCCTTCTAAGtttgactgacacacactcatctttTGTGAAATAGAGGGCCTTAAAGTCTAATTAGCTGAACTGTTTCATGACGTTTTGCATCTGTTCGGTTTCATTAGACAGCCTTGCTAATGCTCTGTGTTCCTGCCAGGTCCAAGAAAAACAGGTAAGActccagcaaaaacaaaaacctcccCCAGTCGATCCCAGGGCAAACAATAGCCAGAAAATACATGAAGAATGGCTTATGATCAGCCAGTGGCCACCAGCAGCAAGAAaagcttgttgttgtttagaTTCCTGAACTTTAGAGGAATGTCTGGTGTTACTACCAACCGCATGTCATCTTAATGGCACTGATTGTCCCTGTTTTCTGCACCAGGCAGGCATTTTCGTATTTGTTATCTCCTGTTGTGGTTTTAATGACGTTAAACCCAAAAGACTTAGTACATAATTTCTTCttcatatttaaaatttttatatgttttatacTCCCTATGAATATAATCCACAAATTGATACATAAATTGAAAGTAAGTTACAGACAGCAAAAGCAATGACTTTACGCTTAAAGCACTTATAATCCATGACTATTACTattactgtattattattactgagGATGATACATTATCACAACGCTAACGACATATGcaacgaatgaatgaatgaaaatctgGCCCAGGTGATTAAGGAACCAAAGTCATGGCATGGTAACACTTTGGTTGAGGAGCAGCAATCGGGAGGAGTCAAGGTTGGGATGTCTAGTAGTGAACAGGTTAGAGATTCAGTGAAACATTGTGGCAGTTTCATCCTTGGTTCTGTCTGTCCAGCAGTGGAGTTGGGTTTCGCTTTCTTCTGAATCCATCTTGAAGGAGAGTCTATTCTACTgtacaagaaaagaaaggttGTATGCTTAAAGTATGTGAGCAGGTGTGCCCTGACCAGAAAAAGGCTTTTAACAAAGTCTGCTTGTTAAGAAACACTATCGCAAACCAAGTCAGGGAGCTAACAGAAAATCTGACAACACAGCTGGCTGAAGAAGCGCGCAGTTATCTGGAGTATTTGTGAATTAGttatatataaaatgtaatttcttcgagacagtgtttctgtgactctgtgtgcaTATTTGGAGCAGGGGAGACTTCCTCTGGAGGCTTGCAGATGGATGGATATGGACTCCTTCAATAAAGGCAACTCTCTTCTGAGACCCCAGGACAGGGGTCTTTACTTGAGATTTACTTTTCCTTCCCTTGTTTCTCTGAACACAAGCGGGATGTTCCTTTGCTGCCATAATGCTGCTTCATTTCAAGCATTATGGCTTTACCTtgtgactgagagagagagagacagaggtagtGAGGGGTCCAGAGCTAAACGTAATACTCTCCTACTGCATGCCCATGTTAAGCACTGGATATCATGACCTAATGGAAAAGAAACACGTATAACAAGAAAGAACACTTGTGGAGAAACTAGGAGAAAAAAAGCTTCTATAGAATAAAAAGGACATGTGAAGAAGGAAAACCTGAAAACGGGGGGAAACAAGtaattaagaaagaaaaagtcacgGTAAAAGAGAATCTGATAAAGCAGAGGAGAGCTATACAAAAGAGACAAAGCAAATGACAGAgataagaaaaactgaaagaggaagagaaagaggaaggaaaaacaagaaaggaggaagacaaagatAAGATGGGAAGGTAAGACGCAGAGAAAGGAAGACTGGTCCCTGGCCTGCAGATCATAGCAGGCAGTGAGCGGCAGCTCCAGCCTGGTCCTCCCagcacctgctgctgctacacAGCCAAATCAAACACATTATTCCACCAGATGCACTGCTTAATGGCTTCTGTGGAGAGACCTTTACTGCATCCTTGGCTGCCTTTGCAGACTCTCAGAGATGCAAGCtttggtgacacacacacagtttataaACAGTGCTTACACAGAGTGACATATCCAGGagagcacacacatactttcCTATGTGTGATCTATCAGATGGTTTTATTAAACAACTGCTTTAGTACAGACAAATCCAGACACCTGTCAGAATCGTATACTCAGTTACAGTACCC contains these protein-coding regions:
- the bloc1s5 gene encoding biogenesis of lysosome-related organelles complex 1 subunit 5; its protein translation is MDKIAKDVGDIQSRLLHHRPIINAEIRYFVREFEEKRGHRESRLLENLNKMVVEANEQMLPSNLEGVNQDLMSNIIKRLEAANHLADRVQQRELEVQQSTQMQMNMERLKDEWTDFLKEQQRLKEEVDEEHAKAVGQLSTHYSAMKMDLNKFSCL